The Xyrauchen texanus isolate HMW12.3.18 chromosome 13, RBS_HiC_50CHRs, whole genome shotgun sequence genome contains the following window.
ttctcttaaaGGAATTTTCAAATAATCATGAAATACATTGTCACCTCTGATCACATTGATTTACTTAATTTTGTACAAACTGAAAATATTGTTGTCATTGAGCTATTAGATGACATAAAAAGAATGTATAATAAGTCTGTTTGTTTTGATCTTTCAACAGGGTTTCAGCATTTACAACAGATTCCACGacattgcaaaaacaaaaataatggatAAGAAAAGTGGTAAGAATCCCAGACACAGAATCATGTGTAAATGTaacttgggggcctgggtagctcagcgaataaaaacaatgactttcacccctggagtcgtaatCCATGGCactctgagtgactccagccaggtctgctaagctaccaaattggcccggttgctagggagggtagagtcacatggggtaaccgcctcgtggttgctataatgtggttctcgctctcggtggggcgcgtggtgagttgtgcatggattccgTGGAgactagcgtgaagcctccagagGCGCtttgtctccgcggtaacacgctcaacaagccacgtgataagatggcaGACTGGCAGTCTCagacactgaggcaactgagattcatcttccgccacccggattgaggagtcactacaccactgggaattgggcattccaaattgaggaggaaatgggagagaaaaaaaagatgtgTAAATGTATTCTTGTATCTCTTCATTAGGCATGAGTTGGCAAAGCAAAAGTGTGTTTGCATTTCATGTCTTCAAAATCCTTGTGCATTGATGAGATCCATCAACTGATTTGTTGTCTTGTCTAATTATTCTCCATATGCTCCATTATACAATGCCTGTTTGAATTGGAATTACAAGCCGAGAATCCAAAATGTGTGATCATGTGCCTTGTATTTCAGCCAATGGCTTTCCTTCCAAGACATCTGAGAGTGGACTGCGGAGTAAACAGCTGCCGTATTCTGTAGAGACGCCATATGGGTTTCACCTGGATCTAGACTTCTTGAAATATGTAGATGACATTGAGAAGGGGAACACAATCAAGAGGGTGCATATCCAGCGCAAGAACAGGGGCCCAAAATACAGCACACTGCCACGCAACTTCAGCCTTCCTGGGCATGGCGCTCGACCTCTAGCCAAAGATACGTGGGCCAATACTTCCACTTTAGGATCAAAACCCAAGTCGCGTGTCACTGAAGTCCAGCAGCTTTTCGAGTTCCGAGCCAGTGATGCCACTAGTTGTAGCAGTAGTGGAAGCTCCCCTGCCAGCCAGTCAAAAGTGCCTGTGAGTACTTATCTCCCTTCTCCCAAGGCTGGGGAAGAGTTTCAAATACAGACCTCCAATGAACAGTCTATGAGCATTAATGTCAGGCCTCACCTGTTTAGAGCCTCCAGCATGCCTGTTAATATCCAACATCAGAAAGGATCAGACTCAACTGACGAACAGAGATCCCAAACGCAAAATGGCTTAGCAGAGAAACATTTTCGGCCGGAGGACAGTGGCGACAGGAGAGGCAGTGTTCCCCAGGACAGGGCCAGCTTACACCAACAGATAACAGTTGCACTGAAAAGGGTCAGAGAGTTAGAGGAGCAAGTCAGGACCATCCCAGAGCTGAGGTCTCAAATATGCTCTCTtagagaggagagagagcaaCTTCTTCAAAGAATTCTGCATCAACAGTCCGAACAAAATATATCTTTGCATTTGGAGAGCAATGTTCCTCAAAGTGAACTGCAAGACAAAGGTGTTCCTCCAGTTATAATAGAGCAGACAGATACTTCCTCTCTTACCAAGGACACTACATCTGATCATGGAATGGATCAAGTAGTTCAGTCAGACAAAACCACAGAACAAAAGGCAGAGAAACAAAACCTTGTGGCACAGAATATTGTAGAGCAAGAGTCTGACAAATATGAACTGGTAACTGATACAGAGTCAAATAATAAACAACTGCCAGCTTTCGTGTCTGTCCCACTGATACTCATAGAGAAGGCAGAAACTCCTACTGATCCAGAGGAATCAGAGAGACTTTTACAGGATTCTAAACTTCAATCAGAAGAATCAGAGAATGTTTCAGAACGAGTTGAAAAGGAGGAAAAATCATCAGAGACTTTATTAGAAGATAAACAGTCCACTGTGTCAGAAGGGATTTTAGAATTAGAGGAATCAGGTGCTACATTTGAATGTATGTCCACTCAAGGAGATGGTGAAAAAGCTGAGAAGGTTGAGGGATCAAGTGAAATTATAATTGCAGATAATACAATCTCCCAATCTGATGAACAGAATCTTTTCACAAACCAGGAGCTAGAAGTAAAACTGAAAATTTTAGAAGAAACTTTAAGCAAGGCCAGTTGTGAActagaaaagacaaacacaataCTGAGGGAGCAGATGGATGAGAATAAACAAAAGGATAAGAGAATACAGGAACTGATGGACAGAGACAAGCAAAAAACTCAAGTGCCTTTGGAGACAATTCCTGAACCAGTTGTCACTTGTGATGCATCAGTTAGTACAGACAGCAAAAGTGTCCTGGAGAAAGCAATCTCAACAGAACCTCAACCCGATGTTGGTTCCAAAGAAACAGACACAAAATGCTCGAGCACTCAGACAAAGGTTGTGGAAGCAAGAGACATTGAAGTCTTAGCACAAGTCACTACAGCAGAGAAAATTGTGGGAGTAGAAATTGTCATGTGTGACCGTGCAATGGAAACTGAAGTCCAGGAAGATATTGAAGATATCAGTCATGCAGAAGTCTCTGAAGTGTTAGGGAACATAGATGCCATAGAAGACAATGAAACAGAGGGTGATATTGAAGATAGTGTATCAAGTCAGATTAGAGATACTGAAGTCAGTGAAACCGTGGTTGCAGAGAGTTACATTGAAGAATATGTAATGGTAGAAAGTGTCATGATTGAGACTATGACCAGTGAAAGTGAAGTCTCTAAGCCCTTAGTCGCAGAGGAAGAATCTGTTGAGAACACAGATGTTGAAATCACACTATCAGACAAAACAAGAGTTGAAAAAGGTACAGGTTTACAAACACAACAGGAGCATAAGGACACACAAGGAGAGGAACCCCACCTTCAGTCTCAACGGGCGCCAGAGCCCTCTGCTTCTCCTGCTGCAATCGGTCAGGTTGTTAATCGTATACAGGGGCTTCTCAATGAGCAGTGGGCTAGCTTAGGAAGTGGGGGCCATGATACAAAAGCAGAGTGCTCCCAGAAACCTCATGCCTCTAAAATGAGCTCCATTCAAAGCCACCTGAGAGGCTCCCTTAGTGCCCTGTCTGCCTTCTACACACCAGTTCAGAAAGGAGGGTCTGCACGACAATCAGGTAGGGTTAAGTCCCATATTTCTATTTTGTCATTTATGTGCCTTCTCAGCAAGGTAATTTAATATAAAGTAATGACTATAATGAAGTAATAAATGCAATCAGTGATCAAGTAGCAATACATCTTGAGTAACAATTACGTTATTCTTTGATTGCACTCTATTCACAAAATGCTGTACACAAAATTCTTCACATGCTAGTTTGAAATTGTGCCATTTAAATTGCATTCAATACAGATTTTATATACAGATTTTTATTAAGCCAAGAATTTTTAAATGGTTATCTGGAGTGGACCTTTGAAAACTTTTACAAACTTAATTGTCATGGAAAAACAGAATAGCAACAATAGGTAATTGATTTTCACAAAGCCCAAAGTGTGCTAAACTGCATATGTAAATTGCGAAGATTCAGTCAGACTTACTGTATAGAAAGTGCTATCTGTGTGGCTTGTCAATGTACACAAGTAGTTTTTTTGTAGTTTCATAACAGCATATTGCAAAAGATAATTTAGTTTACAGTGCATTTCCACAGTTTTCTGCTAAGCATGCACATACAATGAAAACTTTCTGCTGATAATAGCTGGAAAAGTCAGTGTAAGAGGAATGCTTCTGCTGCACCATTTGTGTATGTTGTGAGAATGCTGTGACCTGTTAATATGGCtgccaaaataaatacattccgCTTACGAGCTGGATACATCAGGTGTATGAAAGAGGCCTTTTCCTCATTGAGTTTGAAGTACAGGCTTTAAGAGTCAGGCAAAGCCAGTGTTGACAACCTGACAAgctaaaacatactgtatgttgttgGACAAAGCCAACTTGAAATAATAAGTTCAACTACCGGTATGCATATTTTTACTTGTGTGACACAGAAACTCGCACAGAAAGTCTGTTGCCATGCAGAGACCAAGTcgtattaaaatgttttgaatttgAAGTTGCTTATTATATGCCAAGATTATATGGATGTTTGTGTTgacatttatggtgctttcacagttggttcgattgcttggaacgaaccagagtttgtttcctccccctTCCCCCTGCCCccactggtctctgttcacatcatattttttggGTCTGTACCGTGGTCCGATTATATCATCAatgtgagtacaagcggcagctgtttatcactgtaactaggcaacaactcaagaagacatcaGTTTCACTGTTATTAAAATATTCAGCTTTTTGGATTTACtaccaaaactttacatgcacaaaactacaattatgtttttcagccatggatgcattgaatgtgcagtAATGTGAAGAATATTAGTGTTTGTCTGAATAACGCTGATGCGTTACAAGAGGTGTGAAGAATGTGGTCTGCTCTGTGAAGttgatttatttggacacaagtTGGAATGAGAAATTCTTTGAACCATTATAATTGTGATCGGGAGCCTTCAAAGACTAACCAATAGTGGTTCACTTCCTTGATTTGGTACGATTGCTTTCATATTAGCatgaaccgcaccagagttcacaTGATCCGAAACcaagaccaccttttcaagcaggCTCAGGTGCGTACCCGAGTTCGGAAAGCAGCGTTCACACCACCAAAAAGAACCGAACTCTGACATCATTCGAACTCGGTACGCACCCAAAGGGCTTGTGTTAAAGCACCCTTAAAATCATCTGGCTCATAATGCATTGCTTAAAAGATGTTGTGGTCTCATAAATATTGGCATCCTTTACTATTTGTGCAACCATTGTTGTTTAATATGCTCTTCAGTTCTTATCAGGTATTTACTTTCTACATTGGGTGGCAATTCTATTTAatgatataatttatttatttttataatttattcactTAAAAGCAACCTACCTTAACTGTAAGGATAGTTTCCTGACTAATTTTGATTCAAATGAGTTTATTTTTCCAAATTGAGGAAGTGTTCAAGACTATTTGATCAGTCATGTTTTGTTGTAATTGCGTCCACAGGCTGATCCCTGCTGATGCCAATGGTCTCTTATTATGGACAGTTTTAAAAAATTTAAGATTTTCCTTCTACCTAGACTATGACTACCTAGACTTTATTTTCAGGTCAGTCAAATGGACTGCATAGTGCAGAGTTCGGTGAGTGTTAGGGAGGAAGAATAAGTGCAGGAATTACTTACATTTTAACATATCTGACCATCTCCCCCTTATCAGGCTTAAAATCcatcatgaagaaaaatgactGTCCTGACAAGCAGGGCAATGGAGGAGCGAAGAAGAACTTGAAGTTTGTTGGCGTAAATGGAGGGTatgatttatttgcattttagtttttacatttttttacatatttgccTGCTTGAAACAGAAAAGTTTTGCATTTCATAGTTGATGGTAATGCTTTTCATAAATTCACCATCTGTGAAGttataaaacaatgttttaagtAATTAGACATTAACAGCACATTAGCATAAAGATGCCTTCAAAGCTAATAGCATGGTCTAAAGGCCACACAACTCACAgttgatgatgttttcatgtaaAGTGTTGAAGGATGAGTATGTTTCATCAACATCCATGACATCACATAACAATATATGTCCGGCTTGTATCTTTGCATCCCTTTAATCTGTTTCATCCTTTATCGCAGTGCTTTGTTAGAAATGGGCCATGAGGTGTCTGCATTGTTTTCTATAAATGCTTTAGCATGATGAGTCAGGCCAGTTGGATGACAAAAAACAAagtcctttctctttctctctctctctctctctctctctctctctctatatatatatataagtctgccTGTCACTGTGAGCTAAATCATTTGTTTAGCTTGGCAGCAAAGATGGTTCTGTCTCAGCTGTATTTGACCAGCCTTCAACAATAAGATAATTATCCTGTTAGAGCAGGCCAAACAGATTGCTTTCCATacatgaaaattatcccataatttactcacccccaagcCATTATAGGTGTATATGacattcttctttcagccaaacaaaatctgagttatataaaaaaatatcctggcccCCTTCAAGCTTCATAATCGGAGTGAATGTTACGTTAGATTTtgatccatccatcaaaaaagtaatccatgcggctccagggggttaataaaggccttctgaagcgaagcgatgtgtttttgtaaaaaaaaataataatatgtatttataacTTTCTAAACTAttatcactggcttccggtaatggcTATCAGCACGTTCATGAGAAAGTCACATTCCGGTGTATGATGTAGGCATTgcataagctccggtgagaagtgacgcatgccgaagcgcagaggatagagcaaaacaaatgccggtcacgaattagaagactaggatttttaaagaaaaatgttggaGGATTttgatataagagaagaggagattgagttttttgcccagccctatttgtttgaaacGGAGTACACCGACCAGGAACTCCAGGGGATGAAGGAGGCtgcagcagcagcacaaacaaaataatctagtagatggagagtacgggagacgtggtggtgctcatgcaggaaatgcgaggtaatgccaacagaggctgagagtgtttgctgccatgaatggacgattggaatgactggataaaTGCACCATTTTatgactaatacaaatctacagtatagctaaaacaactctgtcttcttttcattgttttcctttgctgtaaacaatgcGCACTTCCGTGCTtgcatcttttcacgtggctcgttgtacatgacacagcggagactctgcatgtggaggctcatgctaatctccacgatccatgcacttaccacgtgccccattgaaagCGAGAGCCATTAATcgcgactacgaggaggttaccccatgtgactctatcctcccaagcaaccgggccaatttggtggcttaggagacctggatggagtcacacagcacaccctggattcaaactctcgactccaggggtggtggtcagcatcaatacttgcttaGCTACCCAGGGCCCCCAGAATAGTACCATATTAATGTATATTCATACTTTGTTTTGATGCTTATATTGCAGtcattaaaatactcatgattGATGTACAGAGTCATGAActtatacattaaataaaaatgttttttaatacattttaatgtggatAGAATAAAGAACTTTAGCCTATTTGGTTTAggcttatttaaaattgtatgtttgtttaataaaataagttGTGTTGAAGACCCCAAAAATCTGAAGCCTAATTATTCCACGTTAGTTTTCAGTTGTGAAAGTAGGACTATGCGTGTCAGCACTGTATCGTGCACAGTTTGTTTACTATTGattgaatattttaaagtttatcaGCAAACTATAGAAGACCTATATAATGTTGGAacttatcttttttatttattttgaagttaGCTGGAAACATGTTTGAAAGGTTATTTTCCAGAACAGTGAATTTAGCATCAAGTAAGACTCTTAAAGTAATAGTACACCAAAAAATTAATGTTCTGTCATAATGTACTCTCCCTCATgaggttccaaacctgtatgacttccgtTCTTATGCAGAACGCAACAGGAggtggtttttttttattttaacctggtctgtattttttatataatgtcagtggatagtgcctcactttaaagttttaaaaggACTCAGAAAGTGTATGACACATGCATcaaattttaaagctgaagtatgtaatttctgcggcACTAGCGCcactaaacagaattgcaaaaatgttttcaaaccagttttctgaatacgccccccatctgccattggtcaaacaaagagatagcaACATTGTTGAGGCAGGTCTAAgcgggttgctcaaaacaaactttCAAACTTTCAATTTTCAAAGCGCTACAGAAACACACTGCTTAAAATTAACAGAAATTTAACATATGAATGAAAGTATTCAGCTTTAAGTCTTCTAGAGGAATATGGTAGTGTTTAGAGTAGTgttgaaagaaattcatacaggtatgtaatgacatgagggtgagtaaattacgacagaattttcatgtttggatgaactattcctttaatttatatTGGTGTGTtgaaatattctttgaaaatACTCACGCTGATCCTGTGAGCAGTGTTGGCAGATTTGATGGGTTGTGTCTGATAGACTGTGGTTATCCTGAGAAAGGCCTTATACTGCAGTTGTTAGATGACAGCTGGTGATTTCTCTATTTGCACAAAGTCCTTAGAAAACCACCACAACATTATTCCATTTGGCTATATAGTGCTTTCAGCCAAGAACAAACAACAGTATCTCCATCATTTGCTGTCCATCTTGTTCTTCTCTGTCAAATTTGCCATTACGTACTGTATGTATTTAGTTAtgaaataaactcagcaaaaaaagaaatgtccctttttcagtacactgtattttaaagatcattttttaaaaatccaaataacttcacagatctttattgtgaagggtttaaacaatggTTTCCATTCTTGTTCAATGAATCatgaacaattaatgaacatgcacctgtggaacggtcattgagacactaacagcttacagacggtaggcaattaaggtcacagttataaaaacttaggacactaaagagacccaacagaactctgatgcaAACCGGAGGTTGATTCCAGCTGTTCAGTGGTTTCTTTCTTTTCAAAtttcataatttcaatgcaaatcaatattttatatacatgtatttatttatttggttagtagccatgtaaaaTATctcccttcagggtgatacaagactcCTCCActtcctgatcaccctgtcagtgTTTATTGTGTGATAACAACTGGATGACTGtaaattatcccttacataatgTGATTCAAAGCTATTTTATTACATTGATCACATTGGTAAATAATGGTTACTCATATAGTACTAGCCACAGAGCAATCCTGTTAAGCCTGTGTGGTCTTCTTCTATGACAAACAACCTATGCATGGACCCTTGTCTGTAATATGAAGTACTCAAAAGAGGCCCTCATACTCGACGCCCTAATAAATGTATAGTCACCTGACCCGCAGCTATAGGCCTCCATTTACCCATGTCCTTGTGTAATTAAGGGAATGCCATTCCTCCTGCTTATCTAAAAACATCCAATGAAGGAGCAGCATTCTTCAGAATGAACCACACAAGAACTCCTCAGAGATCCCATATAGGTCCCTCTCATTTGAACAGCTTGAATAAACATTCTCGCATTTGTATGTCCATTCACAGCAGACTAATTACATCCATTTGCCATAAATGGTAAAGAACAGACTGAAAGCACATAAACGTTCACTAAACATATAAGTCAGGTAGTATTTGTAACAACTCAAGTTTgactgatt
Protein-coding sequences here:
- the kank4 gene encoding KN motif and ankyrin repeat domain-containing protein 4 isoform X2, yielding MDKKSANGFPSKTSESGLRSKQLPYSVETPYGFHLDLDFLKYVDDIEKGNTIKRVHIQRKNRGPKYSTLPRNFSLPGHGARPLAKDTWANTSTLGSKPKSRVTEVQQLFEFRASDATSCSSSGSSPASQSKVPVSTYLPSPKAGEEFQIQTSNEQSMSINVRPHLFRASSMPVNIQHQKGSDSTDEQRSQTQNGLAEKHFRPEDSGDRRGSVPQDRASLHQQITVALKRVRELEEQVRTIPELRSQICSLREEREQLLQRILHQQSEQNISLHLESNVPQSELQDKGVPPVIIEQTDTSSLTKDTTSDHGMDQVVQSDKTTEQKAEKQNLVAQNIVEQESDKYELVTDTESNNKQLPAFVSVPLILIEKAETPTDPEESERLLQDSKLQSEESENVSERVEKEEKSSETLLEDKQSTVSEGILELEESGATFECMSTQGDGEKAEKVEGSSEIIIADNTISQSDEQNLFTNQELEVKLKILEETLSKASCELEKTNTILREQMDENKQKDKRIQELMDRDKQKTQVPLETIPEPVVTCDASVSTDSKSVLEKAISTEPQPDVGSKETDTKCSSTQTKVVEARDIEVLAQVTTAEKIVGVEIVMCDRAMETEVQEDIEDISHAEVSEVLGNIDAIEDNETEGDIEDSVSSQIRDTEVSETVVAESYIEEYVMVESVMIETMTSESEVSKPLVAEEESVENTDVEITLSDKTRVEKGTGLQTQQEHKDTQGEEPHLQSQRAPEPSASPAAIGQVVNRIQGLLNEQWASLGSGGHDTKAECSQKPHASKMSSIQSHLRGSLSALSAFYTPVQKGGSARQSGLKSIMKKNDCPDKQGNGGAKKNLKFVGVNGGYETTSSEDSSGEEDQDEGEEVDSSEPEVEQGEESKMAQEEAAATGEQGDRAQAEVAEGSEEPDACQASMSSQEEQPVSELVDKNFMAACHFLKNRMAEVATPNKEMRQVLMVLYQEWFRVSSQKDSEADTVTLYLREVGFHTPTLLRYIVNLADGNGNMALHYSVSHSNFSVVKLLLDTGLCEVDHQNKAGYTAIMLAALTAAESPEDMEVAQQLLRMGNINARASQSGQTALMLAVSHGRTMMVQVLLDCRADVNIQDRDGSTALMCACEHGHAEIAKILLESQDCDMSLTDKDGQTALSVAMKASHSEIVDLLKTHTDPPAVTDPTAPL
- the kank4 gene encoding KN motif and ankyrin repeat domain-containing protein 4 isoform X1 gives rise to the protein METSSQTGFSIYNRFHDIAKTKIMDKKSANGFPSKTSESGLRSKQLPYSVETPYGFHLDLDFLKYVDDIEKGNTIKRVHIQRKNRGPKYSTLPRNFSLPGHGARPLAKDTWANTSTLGSKPKSRVTEVQQLFEFRASDATSCSSSGSSPASQSKVPVSTYLPSPKAGEEFQIQTSNEQSMSINVRPHLFRASSMPVNIQHQKGSDSTDEQRSQTQNGLAEKHFRPEDSGDRRGSVPQDRASLHQQITVALKRVRELEEQVRTIPELRSQICSLREEREQLLQRILHQQSEQNISLHLESNVPQSELQDKGVPPVIIEQTDTSSLTKDTTSDHGMDQVVQSDKTTEQKAEKQNLVAQNIVEQESDKYELVTDTESNNKQLPAFVSVPLILIEKAETPTDPEESERLLQDSKLQSEESENVSERVEKEEKSSETLLEDKQSTVSEGILELEESGATFECMSTQGDGEKAEKVEGSSEIIIADNTISQSDEQNLFTNQELEVKLKILEETLSKASCELEKTNTILREQMDENKQKDKRIQELMDRDKQKTQVPLETIPEPVVTCDASVSTDSKSVLEKAISTEPQPDVGSKETDTKCSSTQTKVVEARDIEVLAQVTTAEKIVGVEIVMCDRAMETEVQEDIEDISHAEVSEVLGNIDAIEDNETEGDIEDSVSSQIRDTEVSETVVAESYIEEYVMVESVMIETMTSESEVSKPLVAEEESVENTDVEITLSDKTRVEKGTGLQTQQEHKDTQGEEPHLQSQRAPEPSASPAAIGQVVNRIQGLLNEQWASLGSGGHDTKAECSQKPHASKMSSIQSHLRGSLSALSAFYTPVQKGGSARQSGLKSIMKKNDCPDKQGNGGAKKNLKFVGVNGGYETTSSEDSSGEEDQDEGEEVDSSEPEVEQGEESKMAQEEAAATGEQGDRAQAEVAEGSEEPDACQASMSSQEEQPVSELVDKNFMAACHFLKNRMAEVATPNKEMRQVLMVLYQEWFRVSSQKDSEADTVTLYLREVGFHTPTLLRYIVNLADGNGNMALHYSVSHSNFSVVKLLLDTGLCEVDHQNKAGYTAIMLAALTAAESPEDMEVAQQLLRMGNINARASQSGQTALMLAVSHGRTMMVQVLLDCRADVNIQDRDGSTALMCACEHGHAEIAKILLESQDCDMSLTDKDGQTALSVAMKASHSEIVDLLKTHTDPPAVTDPTAPL